The Coffea arabica cultivar ET-39 chromosome 3c, Coffea Arabica ET-39 HiFi, whole genome shotgun sequence genome contains a region encoding:
- the LOC113734615 gene encoding major allergen Pru ar 1-like, whose protein sequence is MAPVTSSYEVTSSIPPARLFKATILEEKHLHKILPQGVKSVEILEGDGGVGTIKLTTFVEGGELKTAKQRVDGIDKEKFTYSYTVLEADGFNDVIEKICCVIKFEPSADGGSICKTTNTYYPKGGAQISEEHLKGGKEKGLGMVKAVEAYLHANPTAYN, encoded by the exons ATGGCCCCTGTCACTTCCAGTTATGAGGTCACCTCCTCAATCCCTCCTGCAAGGTTGTTCAAGGCCACCATCCTTGAAGAGAAGCATCTTCACAAGATCTTGCCACAGGGCGTTAAGAGTGTCGAAATCCTTGAAGGAGATGGTGGAGTTGGCACAATTAAGTTGACCACATTTGTTGAAG GTGGCGAGCTTAAGACTGCCAAACAGAGAGTTGATGGAATTGACAAAGAAAAATTTACATACAGTTATACTGTACTTGAAGCTGATGGATTTAACGATGTAATCGAGAAAATCTGTTGTGTCATCAAATTTGAACCCTCTGCTGATGGAGGTTCAATCTGCAAAACCACTAATACATACTACCCCAAAGGTGGTGCTCAGATCAGTGAGGAACACCTCAAGGGAGGAAAAGAGAAGGGTTTGGGAATGGTTAAGGCTGTTGAGGCTTACCTCCACGCAAATCCTACTGCCTACAACTAA
- the LOC113734614 gene encoding major allergen Pru ar 1-like has translation MAPVTSSYEVTCSIPPARLFKATILEEKHLHKILPQGVKSVEILEGDGGVGTIKLTTFVEGGELKTAKQKVDGIDKEKFTYSYTVLEADGFNDVIEKICCVIKFEPSADGGSICKTTNTYYPKGGAQISEEHVKGGKEKGLGMVKAVEAYLHANPTAYN, from the exons ATGGCCCCTGTCACTTCCAGTTATGAGGTCACCTGCTCAATCCCTCCTGCAAGGTTGTTCAAGGCCACCATCCTTGAAGAGAAGCATCTTCACAAGATCTTGCCACAGGGCGTTAAGAGTGTCGAAATCCTTGAAGGAGATGGTGGAGTTGGCACAATTAAGTTGACCACATTTGTTGAAG GTGGCGAGCTTAAGACTGCCAAACAGAAAGTTGATGGAATTGACAAAGAAAAATTTACATACAGTTATACTGTACTTGAAGCTGATGGATTTAACGATGTAATCGAGAAAATCTGTTGTGTCATCAAATTTGAACCCTCTGCTGATGGAGGTTCAATCTGCAAAACCACTAATACATACTACCCCAAAGGTGGTGCTCAGATCAGTGAGGAACACGTCAAGGGAGGAAAAGAGAAGGGTTTGGGAATGGTTAAGGCTGTTGAGGCTTACCTCCACGCAAATCCTACTGCCTACAACTAA
- the LOC113734718 gene encoding metacaspase-9-like isoform X1: MGRYALLVGCCYLGDRDELQGCYNDVDAMQGLLINRFGFHPNDVIVLTDMPNSPLKPTGAVIKYQLCQMIKRAMAGDVVLFYFSGHGTHQDIWEGPYCKRLEAIVPSDFNLIYNADFRYMVNNMPQGADFVMIADSCYSGGLIDQSKEQVGPGFRPDVCYPTRSYNYGNIGGGRRAKRMPIESVLRHLRPLSHVDSPDIRTLLRDIYGNQASILFRRHVDPDARVDRGILISGCQSNETAVDDDGKHRRPYGLFTDELCSTLRNLRGPMMSNAELVETIRDKLRNKDQHPCLYCSDRRADAPFLWVR, translated from the exons ATGGGTAGATACGCTTTATTAGTTGGTTGCTGCTATTTGGGGGATCGGGATGAACTACAAGGCTGCTATAATGATGTGGACGCAATGCAAGGTCTGCTGATAAATAGGTTTGGTTTTCATCCCAATGATGTGATAGTTCTCACTGATATGCCTAACTCCCCTCTGAAGCCCACAGGTGCTGTTATAAAGTATCAGCTTTGTCAGATGATTAAGCGGGCAATGGCCGGTGATGTTGTACTGTTCTATTTTAGCGGCCACGGAACTCATCAGGATATCTGGGAAGGCCCCTACTGCAAACGATTGGAAGCAATTGTCCCCTCTGATTTCAATCTCATATACA ATGCAGACTTCCGATATATGGTAAATAACATGCCACAAGGTGCTGATTTCGTTATGATAGCGGACTCCTGCTACAGTGGGGGGCTAATAGATCAGTCAAAGGAGCAAGTTGGACCTGGCTTTCGTCCAGATGTTTGCTATCCCACAAGGTCCTACAATTACGGTAACATTGGCGGCGGTCGCAGAGCCAAAAGGATGCCCATCGAATCGGTTTTGCGGCATTTGAGACCTTTGAGTCACGTAGACAGTCCAGATATTAGAACACTCTTGAGAGACATTTACGGAAATCAAGCCAGCATCCTGTTCCGACGGCATGTTGATCCGGATGCCAGGGTTGATCGTGGCATTCTTATCAGTGGATGCCAGTCCAACGAAACCGCAGTCGACGATGATGGGAAACATCGTCGCCCTTATGGTCTGTTTACTGATGAACTTTGCTCTACATTGCGGAACCTGCGCGGTCCCATGATGAGCAACGCAGAGCTCGTGGAGACTATTAGAGATAAATTAAGAAACAAGGATCAGCATCCATGTCTCTACTGCTCTGACAGGCGTGCCGATGCACCTTTCCTGTGGGTACGCTGA
- the LOC113734718 gene encoding metacaspase-9-like isoform X2 yields the protein MGRYALLVGCCYLGDRDELQGCYNDVDAMQGAVIKYQLCQMIKRAMAGDVVLFYFSGHGTHQDIWEGPYCKRLEAIVPSDFNLIYNADFRYMVNNMPQGADFVMIADSCYSGGLIDQSKEQVGPGFRPDVCYPTRSYNYGNIGGGRRAKRMPIESVLRHLRPLSHVDSPDIRTLLRDIYGNQASILFRRHVDPDARVDRGILISGCQSNETAVDDDGKHRRPYGLFTDELCSTLRNLRGPMMSNAELVETIRDKLRNKDQHPCLYCSDRRADAPFLWVR from the exons ATGGGTAGATACGCTTTATTAGTTGGTTGCTGCTATTTGGGGGATCGGGATGAACTACAAGGCTGCTATAATGATGTGGACGCAATGCAAG GTGCTGTTATAAAGTATCAGCTTTGTCAGATGATTAAGCGGGCAATGGCCGGTGATGTTGTACTGTTCTATTTTAGCGGCCACGGAACTCATCAGGATATCTGGGAAGGCCCCTACTGCAAACGATTGGAAGCAATTGTCCCCTCTGATTTCAATCTCATATACA ATGCAGACTTCCGATATATGGTAAATAACATGCCACAAGGTGCTGATTTCGTTATGATAGCGGACTCCTGCTACAGTGGGGGGCTAATAGATCAGTCAAAGGAGCAAGTTGGACCTGGCTTTCGTCCAGATGTTTGCTATCCCACAAGGTCCTACAATTACGGTAACATTGGCGGCGGTCGCAGAGCCAAAAGGATGCCCATCGAATCGGTTTTGCGGCATTTGAGACCTTTGAGTCACGTAGACAGTCCAGATATTAGAACACTCTTGAGAGACATTTACGGAAATCAAGCCAGCATCCTGTTCCGACGGCATGTTGATCCGGATGCCAGGGTTGATCGTGGCATTCTTATCAGTGGATGCCAGTCCAACGAAACCGCAGTCGACGATGATGGGAAACATCGTCGCCCTTATGGTCTGTTTACTGATGAACTTTGCTCTACATTGCGGAACCTGCGCGGTCCCATGATGAGCAACGCAGAGCTCGTGGAGACTATTAGAGATAAATTAAGAAACAAGGATCAGCATCCATGTCTCTACTGCTCTGACAGGCGTGCCGATGCACCTTTCCTGTGGGTACGCTGA